DNA sequence from the Rattus rattus isolate New Zealand chromosome 2, Rrattus_CSIRO_v1, whole genome shotgun sequence genome:
gcttggcctaaCTTTGGCAagatgttctaatcttctggctccttctcattctctgactcagtCTGTCTTcgcctgtgtctagcttgttctttctgcaACCTCTCTGTAAAACTGCCCTGACCAAACTTCCATACACCTACACCCcgctccctctctctgctcttaagtagcctctctttcctgtgccaTTGTTGTGTGAGTTGGGcatctgcccctcaattagatgtcattttcaaacatggctacttATACAAACTCACCTTTACTGTTAGAGATTAAAGGGCGTATCCGCATCCCAGCAGGTCATACTGTAATCCAGGCCACGTCAGCATTCCAGCTCAATcatacagacctagaaggtctttggatttgatcccttgccagagcaaccatgttactgaattaaaattcttctatacTTCCACttcactgttcatcattggaggaagtcagggacaagaactcaaataagagctgatgtagaagccatggacCCAGGCCGCTAATCCAGGGgctgcaccacccacaatggctgggccctcctacatggTTTGTTAATCAGGAGAATGCTCTACAGATTTACCTATAGTCTAATTTTATGgaagaattttctcaattgaggctccctcttcgACTATACcttctgtcaagttgacgtaaaacaAACTAGCACAGTGCCATTAACAGGTGAATGGGTGAAGAAAATGGGACATATACAAGatgcaggtttttaaaaaacctttaattttcatttgattaatgagtttaaaaaaaaaaaacggaaagcTTTAAGTGTTcatgcagtgcccatagaggtcagaagagggcgccagacccCTTAGAATGGGAGTTTCAAACTGTTCTGCGCCTAGGTCCTTCGcaagagcaagtgctcctaactgaaCCACCTTTCCAGCCATATGCAGTTTGACTCAGCCACAACAATGAGTAAAATTATACCACTTATGagaaagtggatggaactggacatCATCGTGTTAAGTGATATAACACCTCAAGAGATATAAAACCTCAAGTTTTCTCTTATTTGAAATTTAGAGGAAGTGAGAAGAGAactatttgaaatgaaaaagaccaaaagaaaagGGGTGGAGGGTATAGAAGTAATGTCAAATTACATTACATAAGTAGGAGAATATCAATGCAAACTATTATTCTGTACAGTTaatataaaatagcaaaaattgttttaaagaccAGGATCAGGAGACAGGGGCCCTCGAGCCTGGGGTTAGAGTACAATCTCCAAAGGAGCGGAATCGAGGACTGGTTGAGGAGCCTGAGGGTGGCAGGTACAGGGTCTTACGCCTCCACGAAAGATTCAAGTCCTAATGGCTAGGTGTGAAGCAGCGGGCTGTGCTCAGTGTGAACCCGAGCATAGGCCTAGTGGGGAGGATTCAGCTTCTATCTGAGCTGAGGTGGGATGGGGATTCACTGGCCGTGCCCCTCTCCTTCTAAGGGACATGGTGCTGATTCTACACGGTTTCCCGTCTGCTGTGGCCGCCCTTCGGGTAAGAAAGGTGTCTTAAGGGCGGGCTAGATTGGTTTGTCTAGAGGACCTTACCCAGGACCACCATGACCTTGTGTcgttcaccccaccccaccccatagtTTGAATGGGCCTGGCAGCATCCTCAAGCTTCGCGACGTCTGACTCACGTGGGGCCGCGCCTGCGCAGCGAGGCTTCCTTTACCTTCCACCTGCGCGTGCTGGCGCACATGCTTCGAGTTCCTCCGTGGGTGCGCCTCCCTCTAACAGTGCGGTGGCTGCGACCTGATTTCCGCCATGAACTCTGTCCAGCTCCACCACCACACATGCCCATTGCCTTTGGACCGCCACCACCCCAGCCCTTGGTCCCAAAACGACCCGCTGCAAGTGAGGCTGACAGTGAGCGACGGCTGGATCTAGGTGCCAAGGCCAGCTGCACTCTGTGTGCGCGTATGCTGCAGGTAAGGGCGGAGACCCGGGACTTTGCCCATCCTGACACATGTCTAATGAGGAGGACGGTTCTTTCTGCGCTTTCCGAACCCAACAGTACCAGCCTCTGAATGGACAACCAGACACCCTGTGAGATCTTCCCTGGCCTTTCTGAAGTCATAGCTATTTCGTGTGTTTCCTGCCCTTTCCCGGTCCCCTTCTTGCCTCGCATGCTGTGTGTTGCTCTCGGTCACTTCAGGTTATTTCTCATCTGCCACGTTTGACAGGATGAAGAGGGCCCCTTGTGTTGCCCCCATCCTGGTTGTCCCCTAAGGGCCCATATCATCTGCTTGGCAGAGGAGTTCCTGCAGGAAGAGCCTGGGCAGCTTCTGCCCCTAGAGGGCCATTGTCCTAGGTGAGTCCAGGCCCTCGTCCTAGCCTGTGTAGGCCTGGGGAGAAGGTGCCCCACGTGCCAGTCCTGGTTCGCTGAATCCTCACTCTGGCATCTCCACCAACTGCACCTTTGGCAGCTGCAAGAAGTCACTACTTTGGGGAAACCTGGTTGGGCAGTGCCACGACGACaccgaggaggaagaggaggatttGGAATTAGAGGAGGTGAGAGGTGACTGAGCgacccccccgcccccctcccccagtcctccTAGACTACCTCTGACCCAGCCTTTGTCCTTACAGGAACACTGGACAGACTTGCTGGAGACTTGATCCTAAGTGTCCCCAACTTTGACCCCTGCAccttttctgcctctcaagtcAATTGACAGCTTAACTTGGGCACAATAAAAAGGCCGAGTTAGGGGTACCTTCTGATGTTTTCTCAGAGAGGGGCCGGAAGGCAAGAAGTGAAGCAGAAGCTTTGGCATGACCATGTGGCCTCCCTACCTCCCTCACCTTTCTCAGAGGTAACAGCTACTGTCTTCATTCACTCCCCATAGCTTAATATTGGGACCAGCaacttgggggaggagggagcttgTCTcatcttacacttccaggtaacagCCCTTCAGTGAAGGAGCTTTGGGTGGacactcaaggcaggaaccgggAGCAGAAACCATGCAGGGGTTGCTTATTGGCTCCATCTCTCTGGCTGGTGTGCCAGTAAACGCTTACataacccagaaccacctgcctaggggtggcGCTGtccagtgggctgggccttctcacaTCAATCAACACTAAAGACAGTGCCCCCAGAGACACGCCCACAGGCCGCCTGGCCGAGACAGCCCGGGATTGAGGATCCCTCTGATAAGGCTGGGCTGTGTAAAGTTGACAACGGAAACTAAATAGGAGACTAATTAAAGGCTCAGAGAGTAGCACCTGTGACTTGGAGTTGGGAGCACAAAGGTCCTTGTGTTCACACATCAGCACCAGGGGAAAACAGGAATGTTAAAACAGGTTGTCTTTTCCAGGAAAAAGATGTATAATCTGCCGGCCTCCGAGGCCGGAGCGGGCTAACAGCCTAGATAACCCCTGTGCTATTTACAGGGCTTTGACTCCAAAAAGCTCCCACAACCAGGGCCAGGTGACCTCTGTGCCATCTGTATGACTGAGACTACACTAGATCCTTCCCTAGGTCTTTAACACACGTAGCCTACCCACCTTCACGGAGGAAGTAACTCTTCTGAGAAGAGTTCAGCTGTAATTGTGCCTCCTTGTGCGCACGGGATTTGGTACAACAGGAAACTTTCCCAAATTGCTCTGCACTTACGTGGGTGAGGCCTAAACTAAACCACCTGGTCTCAGACTCCAGAAGTTTGAACCACAGCCAGCTACTGTGTCCTGCTGACCGGACTTCCTCTGTGCCTCACTGGTCTTTACTCTGCTAACCCTGGTGTTTGCagagacaccccccccacccccccagtctCCAAAGCCAAGCTTGCTGCTAGATCTTAGTCTAAATGTTTTCAATTTGGGAGTCATTACCTACACTGAGTCAGTCTGACCACCTGGCCTCAATAAGTCAagttaaaagcagaaaaaggagatttattcGGTGTGGCCGTATTGGGAATAGGGACAGAGAGGTCCAGCAAACCCCCTCGAGTCCATCTTCAGGGCCTGAATGATATAAAGGTTTAAGATAGGGGTCCAAGTGTATGCACATCTACACAGTCCCTGCTGTCAAGATGCAGTCATACCTACCCCTGACACACCATCTGCCCTTCCATTCTCACCCAGTAAGGACGCTGGACAAATTGTTGAACTAGTGAGATCTCTTTCCCAGAGACAACTTGCCCCTCTAGCTGGGGCCCTTTCTTTTTCCCAGCATGATATTCCTGGAggaaatttacatttctttgggGTTCATTGTTTCATAGTCTGATAGCTTGAGAGACACGGTGTCTACTTGGATCTTCATTTTTGCCAGGCCAGTTACATCAACACTACAGCTAAGGTAGTGATGGGAGAGGCTGTCTGCTCCCCAGAGCCCTGTTGTTCACCCAGCCTGCGCTGTCTTCCCAGGGTTCCCTCCGAAGGTCTTTATGAGGCTGCCCATTAGCTGCTGTGCTAATGGGGATTCTGAGGACCTTTAGCTCTTTCCACAGCTTCCCCTGCCATGGTTCCTACACCTGGATCACTCCCCTCCCTCTGGTTTCAAATTCTCACAAACCAGGGAGTCCTTAGAAGACCAGAGAAAGTCTGACCTCAGCTCAGTTTCCTTACTGCTGGTCTGCAGCCAACAGAAAGAGGAGTTGTCACCTATCTTGTTTGTCATCCCCTATCAGCAGGGGTGGAGTTTCCAGAGCCAACCCAGCTGTAGATCAGGGTAAGGAAAACagaacatgggggttggggatttagctcagtggtagagcacttgcctagcaagtgcaaggccctgggttcagtccccagctccgaaaaaaagaaaagaaaaagaaaacagaacagcgCACCCCTAAGTGCTTTCTCCACCCGCCATCCTTTCACTTTGTGTACCTCAAGGCCTACCAATTTCTGGTTTGTAGGTGTAATTACCTTGGTTCTACCTGGGGTCCTATAGAAGGTAACTGAACACCCCATCTTCAACCCCTAGTTCCTCCATGAAGGCCAGGCAGTCCTGAGCTGGCTCTAAGCACCTCCTACCTGGGACATCTCAACCCCCTGCCCAAAGAATCCCGCACTCCCCAAGCTGCACGCACAGGAAGCTGGGAGCCCAGGAAGCCACAGACCAGATCCTCTTGGGTAAGCGCCTGTGTGAGGTGGACTTGCCAGACAGCCCTCGCTCTGCCCAGCTCCTCATTCTATTCTGCTCCACATGAGGCTTGCTCTGGTTGTGTGGGCAACTCCTATTTGCACTCTCCCCTCTGTGCTCTGTCCATGCTTCCCCATCTTAGTGGGCAACTCCAGGTAACAGGCAGAGCTTTGCTCATGCCCAAACAGCGCCTCGACTAACTGCATTTGTCTTAGTGCCAAATAAACCCACACCCTGAGTGGTTGCCTTTCGTGGAGAGCCTGAGCTCCTGGGGACAGGAGGGATGGCTGCAGGCTGACAGCTGCATAGGAGGTGGTTGGAGAGATGAAGCTGGCTGCAAGCTGTGAGCACAGGCAGGTCCCAGGGGACTTTTCTGGTACATTATGGCATCTCCTGGAAAGCTATCAAACTTTGTGACCCCCAAGAGTTCATGAATgggggctagagagctggctcagtggttaagtggctgttcttgtagaggactcaggttcaattcctaacacccacatggtgtctcacaaccacctacAACTCCAATTCCGAGGGATCCAATGGCATCTTCTGCTCTTGTGGGACTAGGCAGACTGGTGGTCCACAGAGTATgctgcacataaataaaataataaagttaaatttaaaaaaagtcctCTAACGGTCTGGAGACCCGTGGGATACTGAGGTCATGGGATGTTCTACAGGTGAACTGCTGTACAGTCACACTGGTGACCACTGCCCTTCCAGCCAACTACTACTTGCTGGCTCTGTGAGCTCCAGCAGAGCGCTCTTCACCCCAAAACTTCCTTGTCTTTATCTTGAGGCCAAGAGCACCACATAGGGTAGTGGTGTGCTACTAACCGAGGTGGGCTGGCTGTTTCAGCAACAGGGAGTTGGTGTAGGAAACCTGTCTATCACTAGTGTATTTGAAGGGCATCCTAAGGGTCAAATACTTTGCAGAGGGGACTGCTGCACTGCAAAACTTGCAAGCTTTTCCTGATGACCTGCTCATCAGCACATACCCCAAATCTGATCAGTTAGGAGAGTCCCATAACCAGGTCTGTAGTTTCCACCTTGGCAGGCAGAGCTAAACCCTCAGCTTCACCACTTTCCACTCCCTACTTTCCAGGTACCACCCCGGGTCAAGTGAGCTAACTGACATGGTCTATCTGTATGTTGACCTAGAGAAATGTTGCTGGGCTCCCACCTATTTTCCCTTCCTAGAGTTCAAAAGCCCTGGTGTCCCCTCATGTATGTGAAaaaatattagggaaatgacatggAGTGAAACAGAACCAGGGTCTTGAAGCTCTGGAAAACACTCCAGCCCCAAGGTTCCTCGAGATGCCCTTTCCTGCTGTGTCTCTGGTCCTCCAGAGCTTGCTGGATATAGGTCAAAGTGAGAAGCCAGGGCAGTACTAGACAATCCTGGATAGACCCTGGGTCTCAGCTGTCTCATGAAGTGAGAGGCCATCTACCTGTCAGTGTTGTGGGGTTCAGGGTGCAAATCTGAGAGAAGGGCAGTCAGAAAAAGGTGCTCACAGAACATGGAAGAGAGCTGGCTAGACCCAGATTTGCCTTGTTCTCGTACAGGTAATGGTGGCCCCTCAGGGAACCAACCTGATTTAGACATTTGTATAGGTGGCTTGTCCTTGCTGCAAATAAAATAGAACTCCAGGTCTGTTCTGACTCTTGGCTTCAGGCCACAGTGTACCTTTTTCCTGGGTTGTACTGAGGCAGGACATGACAGTGAAAGTGAATAGGGGAACGAAAGGAATGAGAGCCCCCAGGACATCAGACATGAATCATGAGTGGGTCAATCTCCACATCAGGTCAGTCCTCATGAGCTAGTCATTCCACATGGCGCTGCCCAGCTAGAGTGAAGCCTTCAACAAGAGTGCTTTGGGGGGTACCCACATCACAAGGTTGTAACAGCCCAGCCTTTACTGTTTCTCCTTTGCCATCACTGGAGAAAATTCCCTCAGTGTGCTGTGAAGGGTGGCAGAAATATAGGATGGGTGAGACATGGGGTCACATGACTTTAATatcagcactggagaagcagacaGGTCTTtatgaattcgaggccagcctggtctatatagtgaattccagctCACCCAGAGCTTCTCCCCaactctcaaacaaaacaaaacacagccatATGTGATGTTGCATGCATTTAATCAGCATTAGGGAAATAGagacaggtagagctctgtgagttcaaggccagcctggtctacacagtaagttccagggcagccagagctgcatagtgagaccctgttcaaaAACTCAACAATATCCCAGCCCTCCCTGCCAAGCTAAGAAAAGACTATGATGGGGTGGAGCCAGGACACTGGGAGTTAAGAGGTCCTGTCATGTCACAGAGGTGCTTCCCCTTATCCTAGTGAGAATCAAGTCTCCTCTGAAGCATCCTTCTATGCTCCAGAACCCCAAAAGGGAGATGAGGAAGATTCTGGGGTTTTTGAGATGCTCCCTGCCTGAGGAGACCACAGATCTCATCATCTGTCACACATCcttgaagaaaatgagagaaaccCATGACTACACCACTCTCCTGTCACCACATGGACCACCAGTTTCCCCTTTCAGGGGGAGGTGGGTCTCAGGCAGGATGAGTACCTAGGGAGATTGGATGAAAACAGCTGCCAAAGGCATGTGGGCTTTCCTTGTGAGGCTTGGCTCAtctctcctccattcctcccaggCATTGCTGGGGACTGGAAAACACCTTCACTGTGGCCCCAGTGAATGCTTTAATGCCCACTCCATTGAGCCGATGACATACTGTGACCTCATCTTTCTAGTCAATGCAGACAACTGTAGACACTACCTTCACAAGACCTTGGAAGTAAAGGAGGAAGTCTTCACCTACCCCTTCTCTGACAGGTCAGGGAAATCCCAAACTGTAGGAATAAAGATGAACAGAGacaaaactttaatttaaaaagggCTGAGAGTCAATGTTAAATGGATCTGATAGTATGTTAGGTCCAGATTAGATAACACCAGACAGGAAAACattgtttttccttgtttgttttctgtgttgttttaatGCCTTAGGTGTAGGATTGAGAATTTAAGGACAACCTAAATAccctaaaacacaaacaaaaggtGCCATGTCGTGGCGCCTGTCTTTAATCCTGGCATTACGGAaaaagaggcagatagatctctgtttGAGAAAATGTGGGGGCCAGCCAGGCCTCCACCGTGATAGCCTGACTAAAAATGATTAGACCAGGCATAACACATACTTCTACTCACAGCACTTTCAAGGTAGAGACAGAACCAGATAgatgttcaaagtcattctccAGTACATAGCaaatcccaggccagccttggctcaTCACACGCtgtatcaaaaagaagaaagaggaggaagaataaagCTACCAGGCTGTGATCGTCCTTCGGAGTTAACATCCAGCCAGGGTCACACACTGCAAGGCTGTTTCAACAGCACtcaaaagaactgaaaaacagAATGGTACTAGAGAGCTGGGCCTATTCCCATGCTTGTCAGAGAATGGTGTGAAGCTTGCTGGGGGCAGGCAGAATTTGCACTTGATCAGGAAAAcccttggttgtgttttcccaaGAGCTGATACAGCACCGCCTGGCTGGTGTAGGCCCAGCCAGctttccctcttctgagctccTTGAGGGGCCCTCACAGGTTCCTGTGGTGGGTGAAGGAGGACCTAATAATGCTTTTGTTGGCTTTCTACCCCCAGGAATAGGCAGTAAGTGTCCACTGCTTTATGAACCCACCCTAGCAGAGTTCCCATTTCTCTGAAACCCAGCCTGTCTGCCCTTGTATGTGACAGATCACACCATAGGTAGATGAGGCTGGGGTGCCCACTCTTACTCTAGGTAATCAACAAttacggagacagagacagagcagggcAGCCGTAGGAAGAAGGACTTAGAAAATTACTGGGGAGAGGCAAAGAAAAGCCACGCCCCTTAGTTAGTCAGAGCCCCTCTACTTACAAGGGACTGATACAGCTAGTTGATCCACAACTTAATGGCTATTCAGTTTGGTTCCTTCCTCAGTGGGTCAAGACTCCAGGGCAGGTGAGGTGAGTCAGTGGGAATAGGGATCTGCCGCCAAAGCCCGTGATGGCTAAcattatgttttaagtttaaattactcTGCTTAAGCAATCTATAAAACAGCCTGGTGATGGTGGCGGCATACTTTAGTCCTAGTACTCAGAGCGAGGAGGCACATGGATCTGAGTTTTgggcaggcctggtctacagagcatgttccagacagccaaggctaaagagaaaccctgtcttggaaaaaaacaggcaaattaaaagaaaaagattttgggctggagagatggctcagtggttaagagcactgactgctcttccagaggtcctgagttcaaatcccagcaaccacatggtggctcacaccatccgtaatgagatctgatgccctcttctggtgtgtctgaagacagctacagtgtacttatatgtaataaataaataaatcttttaaaaaaaaaggaaaaagatttatAAAACAATAGTGCCTCTAACCTGTAAAGCCCCTCTTAGTCAAGGACAGatatgctgggggtgggggtgggggtggggctgctcaCGCACAAGCATGACTGCATAGGGTGTATGCATGATTACATGAATGTAGGAAGTACATCAGGAGGTATGCTTGTTTCTGATTGGATGAAGGCCAGCCCATGTAGCCTTGTAGATTTTGCCTTATAAGCCTCCACTGCTGTTAGGAGTGTAAAccttacaaccactctggaaaccaattcTCAGAAGACTGGcaataattctacctcaagaccagctataccacttgtgagcatacacctaaaagatgctccaccatccctcaaggacacttgctcaactatgttcatagaaactttatttgtaatggccagaaactggaaacaacatgatgtctctcaactaaagaatggatacagaacatgtggtgtatctacacaatggactactacttagccattaaaaacaaggacatcatgtattttacaggcaaatggatagaactagaaaatatcctgagtgatgtaacccagactcaaaaggacatgcatgatatgtactcacttataagtggatgctagccataaagtacaggatacccatggtaaaatcaacagacccaaagaagtcaaataacaaggagggcccaagggggATGGTTGAATtgttctcagaaggggaaacagaatagatatgggagggggaaggagggaggggtctgggtgggagaagggatgaggaaaggaggggaggcagatgtagggaaggaaggggagagataagggaaattggtggTGGGGCAATCTTTAAGaggtgccagagacctgggatgggcgGAAGTCACTGAGGGACTTATGGGGTTTGGTCCAGCTGAGACTCGGGCAGTGGGGGATATAGACCCTGAAGCGGCCACTTCCTGTAGTCAGGAAAgactcccagtggaaggataaggatagcaacccacccacaaagcctttACCTGAAACGTGTCCTACTTAGAAGATGTGCAGGAACAAATagaagagatgggagggaatGACTAACCAATGACTGCTCCAAATTGAAACCCATCCTAtggacaagaaccaatccctaacaTTAATGATACTGCTATACTTACAGATAAGAACCTagtataactgtcttctgagaggctccatccagccgCCACAGAGATCCACACCTACAAATTAGATGAAGCTCAAGGACTCTTACAGAAGAGCTGGGAGGAGGATCGAGGGACTCAAAGacgacagggactccacaggaagacaacagagtcaactaacctgcaccCTTCCAGACTCCCAGAGGCTGAATCACCAACAAAAGAACGAGCCCTGGCTGGACCTGGGGCCcctgcacatatataacagatgAGCATCTTGGTCTTTATGGGtccccaacaactagagcagagctgttgcctgcctgcctgtggatcctgcacCCCTAAATGGCCCATcctatctggcctcagtgggagaggatgtgcctagttagGCAGAGGCTTGATGTGTGTGGTTGACAGGAACAGTTGACTTGTggtgggtttgttttctttgagaaggGGGATGTGGAAGCGGGGGAGAACTGACATGAGGGAATGCTGGGAGgactgatattgggttgtaaagtaaatttaaaaaataaaagcatgggctggagagatggctcagtggttaagaacacccgactgctcttccagaggtcctgagttcaattcccagcaaccacatggtggctcacaaccatctgtaaagagatccgatgccctcttctggtgtgtctgaagacagctacagtgtactcatatataataaatgaataaatctttaaaaaaaaaataaaagcatgttcCTCCATGCCTGACTGTTAGTctcaagagcactggctcctctggAGGGCCTGTGTTTTGATTCCCAGAGCCATATGGCATCTCACAAtcttctgtgactccagtttcaggagatccaacATTCTTTTTTGGCCTTTGCAGGtgccaggcatacatgcaggcaaagcatccatacacatGAAACGGAGATCATTTACTTTTAGGCTTCTTAGAACAGTTtattggaggctggagagatggctcagaggttaagagcactgatttctcttccagaggtcctgagttcaaatcccagcaaccacatggtggctcacaaccatctgtaatgagatctgatgcccttttctggtgtgtctgaagacagctacagtgtacttatgcagaatacataaataaatctttaaaaaaaaagagagagagagacaccagtTCACTTTGTATTACCCAAGCCATttcaaatgagatttttttttaaatatttatttatttattatgtatacagcacacagctttctgtctgcatgtgtgcctgcaggccagaagatgaccccagatctcattatagatggttgtgagccaccatgtggttgctgggattcgaactcaggacctttggaagagcagtcagtgctcttaaccactgagccatctctccagcccgccatcTTGTTTTCTAATTGGTTGGAAcactgccttctttcttctctattaTTCTTCTAATAAGATAGTAGGTATTCTTCTTCTATTAGATATTTCTGTCTTACTGAATCAAGCACGATCCATTGTTTCCTAGTTCTCCTTTGTTCATTGGGTCCTTTCCTAGTCTGCCTCAACTTGAAACATCCCAGAATTATCTGAGGGAGTTTCACCTGAGGGGTTGACTTGAGTCTAGCCTGTAGACGAGTCTGTGGGGCGCTGTTTTGTTGACTGACTCAGGAGAGTCAAGCCAACTGCAGGCAAGTG
Encoded proteins:
- the Slx1a gene encoding structure-specific endonuclease subunit SLX1, producing the protein MGHAARPGRFFGVYLLYCQNPRHRGRVYVGFTVNPARRVRQHNAGRKKGGAWRTSGRGPWDMVLILHGFPSAVAALRFEWAWQHPQASRRLTHVGPRLRSEASFTFHLRVLAHMLRVPPWVRLPLTVRWLRPDFRHELCPAPPPHMPIAFGPPPPQPLVPKRPAASEADSERRLDLGAKASCTLCARMLQDEEGPLCCPHPGCPLRAHIICLAEEFLQEEPGQLLPLEGHCPSCKKSLLWGNLVGQCHDDTEEEEEDLELEEEHWTDLLET